From Deinococcus aestuarii, one genomic window encodes:
- a CDS encoding aminotransferase class I/II-fold pyridoxal phosphate-dependent enzyme, which produces MWASKRAGAVPGSVFALMDAAKGRARAAGLDVIDLSIGSSDQPPPEAALEALREATRDPATYRYPLFSDTAPLREAAATYLTGRFGVRVDMDREVLPLIGAQEGLAHLLLAVTDPGDTVLLPDPCYPPYLGAVAVAGLNVVTLPLLPERGFLPDLDAVPNEVWPRVLLLNYPNNPTSAVADAAFFRQAAAWCRSRGTLLVHDHPYAELTFGGYRAPSALEAGLDGVVELHSLSKTHHLGGFRIGFAAGDADALAALARVKGAVDFHAYLGIQRAAAVALGLPDEVGRAGARAFEARRDALVPALRGLGWEVALPQASMYAWARVPGMTDSVAYAVRAAEETGVAFSPGRAFGARGEGFVRFALVQPPGVLVEAARRLGRVPVQEAREAITR; this is translated from the coding sequence ATGTGGGCTTCGAAACGGGCGGGGGCCGTGCCGGGCAGCGTGTTCGCGCTGATGGACGCGGCCAAGGGGCGGGCGCGAGCGGCGGGCCTGGACGTGATCGACCTCAGCATCGGTTCCAGCGACCAGCCGCCCCCGGAGGCCGCGCTGGAGGCCCTGCGGGAGGCCACGCGCGACCCCGCCACCTACCGCTACCCCCTCTTCAGCGACACGGCGCCCCTGCGTGAAGCGGCGGCGACGTACCTGACAGGGCGCTTCGGGGTGCGGGTGGACATGGACCGGGAGGTGCTGCCCCTGATCGGCGCGCAGGAAGGGCTGGCCCACCTGCTGCTGGCGGTGACCGACCCCGGCGACACCGTGCTCCTGCCCGACCCCTGCTACCCGCCGTACCTGGGCGCGGTGGCGGTCGCGGGGCTCAACGTGGTCACCCTGCCGCTGCTCCCCGAGCGGGGCTTCCTGCCCGACCTGGACGCCGTGCCGAACGAGGTATGGCCCCGCGTCCTGCTCCTGAACTACCCCAACAACCCCACCTCGGCGGTGGCGGACGCGGCCTTTTTCCGGCAGGCCGCCGCGTGGTGTCGCTCGCGGGGCACCCTGCTCGTCCACGACCACCCCTACGCCGAGCTGACGTTCGGGGGCTACCGGGCGCCGAGTGCCCTGGAGGCCGGGCTGGATGGGGTGGTGGAGTTGCACTCGCTCTCCAAGACGCACCACCTGGGCGGCTTCCGGATCGGCTTCGCGGCAGGGGATGCGGACGCGCTGGCGGCCCTGGCGCGGGTGAAGGGTGCCGTCGATTTCCACGCCTACCTGGGTATCCAGCGGGCAGCGGCGGTCGCCCTGGGCCTGCCGGACGAGGTGGGACGGGCGGGGGCGCGGGCGTTCGAGGCGCGGCGCGACGCCCTCGTCCCGGCCCTGCGGGGGCTCGGGTGGGAGGTCGCGCTCCCACAGGCGAGCATGTACGCCTGGGCGCGGGTGCCCGGGATGACCGACAGCGTGGCCTACGCCGTGCGCGCGGCTGAAGAGACGGGCGTGGCGTTCAGCCCCGGCCGCGCCTTCGGGGCGCGGGGCGAGGGCTTCGTGCGCTTCGCGCTCGTGCAGCCGCCGGGGGTGCTGGTGGAGGCGGCGCGGCGGCTGGGCCGCGTGCCCGTGCAGGAAGCCCGCGAAGCCATCACCCGCTGA
- the fabD gene encoding ACP S-malonyltransferase: MRVAALFPGQGSHAVGMGADLTAAFPEAEAVYAEAERTLPGLRALIETGPPEALTLTANQQPALVAASVAAYRAWQARTGLTPAFAAGHSLGEYSALVAAGTLGLADALRLTRRRGELMQQAVPVGVGAMSAVMGDPDVVREVCAGLEGVVQPANFNAPTQTVISGEKAAVDAAAAELKGRGLKVIPLKVSAPFHCALMGPARDALTPDLRATSFGPFAFPVVANVTAEPNSDPATLPDLLARQITGSVRWVETVRRLAALGADTFIEFGPGTVLTGLVRRILPDARTLNVGQSGDLG; this comes from the coding sequence GTGAGGGTCGCCGCCCTCTTCCCCGGCCAGGGCTCGCACGCCGTCGGCATGGGGGCCGACCTCACCGCCGCCTTCCCCGAGGCCGAGGCCGTGTACGCGGAGGCCGAGCGGACCCTCCCCGGTCTGCGCGCCCTGATCGAGACCGGGCCGCCGGAGGCGCTGACCCTCACCGCCAACCAGCAGCCCGCGCTCGTGGCCGCGTCGGTCGCGGCCTACCGGGCGTGGCAGGCGAGAACGGGTCTGACCCCCGCCTTCGCCGCCGGACACTCGTTGGGCGAGTACAGCGCCCTCGTCGCCGCCGGGACGCTGGGGCTCGCGGACGCCCTGCGGCTGACCCGGCGGCGCGGCGAACTGATGCAGCAGGCCGTGCCCGTCGGAGTCGGGGCCATGAGCGCCGTGATGGGCGACCCGGACGTGGTGCGCGAGGTCTGCGCCGGGCTGGAGGGCGTCGTGCAGCCCGCCAACTTCAACGCGCCGACCCAGACCGTCATCTCCGGGGAGAAGGCCGCCGTGGACGCCGCCGCCGCCGAACTCAAGGGCCGGGGCCTGAAGGTCATTCCCCTCAAGGTGAGTGCGCCCTTCCACTGCGCGCTGATGGGGCCCGCCCGGGACGCCCTGACCCCGGACCTGCGGGCGACCTCCTTCGGTCCCTTCGCCTTTCCCGTCGTGGCGAACGTGACCGCCGAGCCGAACAGCGATCCCGCCACGCTGCCGGACCTGCTCGCGCGGCAGATCACGGGGAGCGTGCGCTGGGTGGAGACGGTGCGGCGGCTCGCGGCGCTTGGGGCGGACACCTTCATCGAGTTCGGCCCCGGCACGGTGCTGACGGGCCTCGTCAGACGCATCCTGCCGGACGCCCGGACCCTGAACGTGGGACAATCGGGCGATCTCGGATGA
- the fabG gene encoding 3-oxoacyl-[acyl-carrier-protein] reductase has product MTQPRKVALVTGSSRGLGRAMALSLAGSGFGVAVHYGRNQAEAERVAGDIRALGVPAQVFGADLSTPANASTLVETVIKEMGRLDVLVNNAGITRDTLAIRMKDEDWDAVLDTNLGSAFAASRAALKHMMRARSGRIVNIASVVGLMGNPGQANYVASKAGLIGLTKALAKEYGGRGITVNAVAPGFIESDMTAGLPGDVQKTYLGGIPLGRFGQPEEVAALVAFLASDAAGYITGQVIGVDGGLYPH; this is encoded by the coding sequence ATGACCCAACCCCGGAAAGTCGCCCTCGTCACCGGCTCCAGCCGGGGTCTGGGCCGCGCGATGGCCCTCTCGCTCGCCGGGTCGGGCTTCGGCGTGGCCGTGCATTACGGCAGGAATCAGGCGGAGGCCGAGCGCGTGGCGGGGGACATCCGCGCCCTCGGCGTGCCCGCGCAGGTCTTCGGTGCCGACCTCTCCACGCCCGCCAACGCGAGCACGCTCGTCGAGACCGTGATCAAGGAGATGGGGCGTCTCGACGTGCTCGTGAACAACGCCGGGATCACGCGGGACACCCTTGCCATCCGCATGAAGGACGAGGACTGGGACGCGGTTCTCGACACCAACCTGGGCAGCGCCTTCGCCGCCAGCCGCGCCGCCTTGAAGCACATGATGCGCGCACGCTCGGGCCGCATCGTCAACATCGCTTCGGTCGTCGGCCTGATGGGCAACCCCGGGCAGGCCAACTACGTCGCCAGCAAGGCCGGGCTGATCGGCCTGACCAAGGCCCTCGCCAAGGAGTACGGCGGGCGCGGCATCACCGTGAACGCGGTGGCCCCCGGCTTCATCGAGTCGGACATGACGGCGGGGCTGCCGGGGGACGTACAGAAGACGTACCTGGGCGGTATTCCGCTGGGCCGCTTCGGCCAGCCCGAGGAAGTTGCCGCCCTCGTGGCGTTCCTGGCCTCCGACGCCGCCGGGTACATCACGGGGCAGGTCATCGGGGTAGACGGGGGACTGTACCCGCACTGA
- a CDS encoding beta-ketoacyl-ACP synthase III — MTASPAPGTRPSLGITALGTYAPPRVVTNTDFEARMDTSAEWIESRTGIRERRFTEADEYTSDVGVGAVRDLLARDPDALREVDAVICATVSPDALMPSTAALIAMQVGLTGAAAFDLSTACSGFVYGLSVAQGLILAGTARRVLVVGAEALSKIVDQNDRNTAILFGDGGGAAVVGPVPEGYGFQNFVLGADGAGGSSLYLRCAAPRLPGGFEMGEAVGMNGREVFKFAVRVLGDSGNEVLARTGLSSADVDWLIPHQANIRIIEAACERVGMPLSKTVVNLDRYGNTSSATVPLALREALDDGRIRDGQQLLLVAFGGGLSWAAGTLRWWGGAPSLGARAEREAVGV, encoded by the coding sequence ATGACCGCCTCCCCGGCCCCCGGCACCCGCCCCAGCCTCGGCATCACGGCCCTCGGCACGTACGCGCCGCCCAGGGTCGTCACGAATACGGATTTCGAGGCGCGGATGGACACGAGCGCCGAGTGGATCGAGAGCCGCACGGGCATCCGCGAGCGCCGCTTCACGGAGGCCGACGAGTACACCTCGGACGTGGGGGTGGGCGCCGTGCGCGACCTGCTCGCGCGTGATCCGGACGCCTTACGCGAGGTAGACGCCGTGATCTGCGCGACGGTGAGCCCCGACGCCCTGATGCCCTCGACGGCGGCCCTCATCGCCATGCAGGTGGGGCTGACCGGGGCCGCCGCCTTCGACCTCTCGACGGCGTGCAGCGGTTTCGTGTACGGCCTGAGCGTGGCGCAGGGCCTGATCCTGGCGGGCACGGCGCGGCGGGTGCTCGTGGTGGGTGCCGAGGCCCTCTCCAAGATCGTGGACCAGAATGACCGCAACACCGCCATCCTCTTCGGGGACGGGGGCGGCGCGGCGGTCGTGGGGCCGGTGCCGGAGGGCTACGGCTTCCAGAACTTCGTGCTCGGGGCCGACGGCGCGGGCGGCTCCAGCCTCTACCTGCGCTGCGCCGCGCCCCGGCTCCCCGGCGGTTTCGAGATGGGCGAGGCGGTCGGGATGAACGGCCGCGAGGTCTTCAAGTTCGCCGTGCGCGTGCTCGGCGACAGCGGCAACGAGGTCCTCGCCCGGACGGGCCTGAGCAGCGCGGACGTGGACTGGCTGATCCCGCATCAGGCCAATATCCGCATCATCGAGGCGGCCTGCGAGCGGGTGGGGATGCCCCTGAGCAAGACGGTCGTCAACCTCGACCGCTACGGCAACACGTCGAGCGCCACCGTGCCCCTCGCCCTGCGCGAGGCCCTCGACGACGGGCGCATCCGGGACGGGCAGCAGCTCCTCCTCGTCGCGTTCGGCGGGGGCCTGAGCTGGGCGGCGGGCACCCTGAGGTGGTGGGGCGGGGCCCCCAGCCTCGGGGCGCGGGCGGAGCGCGAAGCGGTGGGCGTGTGA
- the lon gene encoding endopeptidase La: protein MPTENQPTPLPANVPVCPVRGSVIYPTMVQHIDASRAVSIQAIEAAMQGEKVILIVSQRDKDVDDPQGSDLYDVGTACNVLRVRKNPDGTVQMLVAAVSRARVTRYTRGDYLKADIVALPTETGDPVELQALTRELREKFEVVAAGGKVSAESVQAIQGKDNPGEMADHIAFNLDFKLEDKQAILEATRVTDRIRRVLTLLDTEQEVQAVQARIRAQVKEEIDKNQREYYLREQMKVIQKELQGGEDGEEGDEAEVFRAKIDALGLKPEVKKEIDREVGRLGRMHPDAAEASVIRTYLTWITELPWNVRSEDRLDVPEAAKILDDDHYGLEKVKDRVLEFLAVRRLRKERAERGEIDAAEVNKGPILVFTGPPGVGKTSIAQSIAKALGRKYVRIALGGARDESDIRGHRRTYIGAMPGRLVQGMRTAGTKNPVILLDEVDKLGSSYQGDPSSALLEVLDPAQNQHFTDHYLGVPFDLSEVMFIATANYPEQIPAALMDRMEVIDFSSYIEQEKLEIAKRYLLPRQLVQNGLKENQISFTDAALERLISHYTREAGVRNLEREIGTVARKVARRIATGEVKRVKVTDKELDRYLGQSRYQPESEAREDMVGVSTGMFYTPVGGDILFVETSVMPGKGGLVLTGQLGDVMKESARAALTYAKSNADRFHLDREKIDNSEIHIHVPAGAIPKEGPSAGGAIATSLISALSGVPARRDVAMTGEMTLTGRYLPIGGLKEKVLGARRAGIRHIIMPKANEADLRDIPLHLRSSMRFHPCETVDEVLDVALVGGLAALERGTDAPVEMTPPAPKRRSTRRAPGASA, encoded by the coding sequence ATGCCCACCGAGAACCAACCCACCCCGCTGCCCGCCAACGTGCCCGTGTGCCCGGTGCGCGGCAGCGTGATTTACCCGACGATGGTGCAGCACATCGACGCCAGCCGCGCCGTCTCCATCCAGGCCATCGAGGCGGCGATGCAGGGCGAGAAGGTCATATTGATCGTCTCCCAGCGCGACAAGGACGTGGACGACCCGCAGGGCAGCGACCTCTACGACGTGGGCACCGCCTGCAACGTGCTGCGCGTGCGCAAGAACCCCGACGGCACCGTGCAGATGCTGGTGGCCGCCGTGTCGCGTGCCCGCGTGACGCGCTACACCCGGGGCGACTACCTCAAAGCCGACATCGTGGCGCTGCCGACCGAGACGGGCGATCCGGTCGAACTCCAGGCGCTGACCCGCGAGCTGCGCGAGAAGTTCGAGGTCGTGGCTGCGGGCGGCAAGGTGAGCGCCGAGAGCGTCCAGGCCATCCAGGGCAAGGACAACCCCGGCGAGATGGCCGACCACATCGCCTTCAACCTCGACTTCAAGCTGGAGGACAAGCAGGCGATCCTGGAGGCGACCCGCGTGACCGACCGCATCCGCCGGGTGCTGACGCTCCTCGACACCGAGCAGGAAGTCCAGGCCGTCCAGGCCCGCATCCGCGCCCAGGTCAAGGAGGAGATCGACAAGAACCAGCGCGAGTACTACCTGCGCGAGCAGATGAAGGTCATCCAGAAGGAACTCCAGGGCGGTGAGGACGGCGAGGAGGGCGACGAGGCCGAAGTCTTCCGCGCCAAGATCGACGCGCTGGGCCTGAAGCCCGAGGTGAAAAAGGAGATCGACCGCGAGGTGGGCCGCCTGGGCCGGATGCACCCCGACGCCGCCGAGGCGTCCGTCATCCGCACCTACCTCACCTGGATCACTGAACTCCCCTGGAACGTTCGCAGCGAGGACCGCCTCGACGTGCCCGAGGCCGCCAAGATTCTCGACGACGACCACTACGGCCTGGAGAAGGTCAAGGACCGCGTGCTGGAATTCCTGGCGGTGCGCCGTCTGCGCAAGGAGCGGGCCGAGCGCGGCGAGATCGACGCCGCCGAGGTGAACAAGGGGCCGATCCTGGTGTTCACGGGCCCTCCCGGCGTCGGCAAGACGAGCATCGCGCAGAGCATCGCCAAGGCGCTGGGGCGCAAGTACGTCCGCATCGCCCTGGGCGGAGCGCGGGACGAGTCGGACATCCGCGGCCACCGCCGCACCTACATCGGCGCGATGCCGGGCCGTCTGGTTCAGGGGATGCGTACGGCGGGCACCAAGAACCCGGTGATCCTGCTCGACGAGGTGGACAAGCTGGGATCGAGCTACCAGGGGGACCCCTCCAGCGCGCTCCTCGAAGTGCTTGACCCGGCGCAGAACCAGCATTTCACCGACCACTACCTGGGCGTTCCCTTTGACCTCTCGGAAGTTATGTTCATCGCCACGGCGAACTACCCCGAGCAGATTCCGGCCGCGCTGATGGACCGCATGGAGGTCATCGACTTCTCCAGCTACATCGAGCAGGAGAAGCTGGAGATTGCCAAGCGCTACCTGCTGCCCCGCCAGCTCGTGCAGAACGGGCTCAAGGAGAACCAGATCAGCTTCACGGACGCGGCGCTCGAGCGGCTGATCAGCCACTACACGCGGGAGGCGGGCGTGCGCAACCTGGAGCGCGAGATCGGCACGGTGGCCCGCAAGGTGGCCCGCCGCATCGCCACCGGGGAGGTCAAGCGGGTCAAGGTGACCGACAAGGAACTCGACCGCTACCTCGGCCAGAGCCGCTACCAGCCCGAGTCGGAGGCGCGCGAGGACATGGTGGGGGTCAGCACCGGGATGTTCTACACGCCGGTCGGCGGCGACATCCTCTTCGTGGAGACCTCGGTGATGCCCGGCAAGGGCGGGTTGGTCCTCACCGGCCAGCTCGGCGACGTGATGAAGGAGTCGGCCCGCGCCGCCCTGACGTACGCCAAGAGCAACGCCGACCGGTTCCACCTCGACCGCGAGAAGATCGACAACTCCGAAATCCACATCCACGTTCCGGCGGGGGCGATCCCCAAGGAGGGCCCCAGTGCGGGCGGCGCCATCGCCACCAGCCTGATCTCGGCCCTGAGCGGCGTCCCGGCGCGGCGTGACGTGGCGATGACGGGCGAGATGACGTTGACGGGCCGTTACCTGCCCATCGGCGGCCTCAAGGAGAAGGTGCTGGGTGCGCGGCGCGCGGGCATCCGCCACATCATCATGCCCAAGGCGAACGAGGCCGACCTGCGGGACATCCCGCTGCACCTGCGCTCCTCGATGCGCTTTCACCCCTGCGAGACGGTGGACGAGGTGCTGGACGTGGCGCTCGTCGGTGGGCTGGCGGCGCTGGAGCGCGGCACGGACGCCCCTGTGGAGATGACGCCACCCGCTCCCAAGCGTCGGTCCACCCGGCGGGCGCCCGGCGCGAGCGCGTAA
- a CDS encoding YqgE/AlgH family protein, translating to MPAPLTFLVASPHLHGFFEGAVILLLEHDEKGAMGLVVTSPLRQTVQELLPDVPGGEAGSAWSGGPVDPTVGWCLYRESTNLPGEVRLAPGLLVTSSLDVLRAVMASGQTFMLLLGYAGWAAGQLTEEAREGTWLWVEQDTPDLLWKVSAGERWQAALDHLGVNPGTIMPGGAQA from the coding sequence ATGCCTGCGCCGCTGACGTTTCTGGTCGCCAGCCCCCACCTGCACGGGTTCTTCGAGGGCGCGGTGATCTTGCTGCTGGAGCACGACGAGAAGGGCGCGATGGGTCTGGTCGTCACCTCGCCCCTGCGGCAGACGGTGCAAGAACTCCTCCCGGACGTGCCCGGAGGCGAGGCGGGAAGCGCATGGTCGGGCGGCCCGGTGGACCCCACGGTGGGGTGGTGCCTGTACCGTGAGTCCACGAATCTCCCCGGGGAGGTCCGCCTCGCCCCCGGCCTGTTGGTCACGAGTAGCCTCGACGTGCTGCGGGCAGTGATGGCGAGCGGGCAGACCTTCATGCTGCTGCTGGGCTACGCGGGGTGGGCGGCGGGCCAGCTCACCGAGGAGGCGCGCGAGGGCACCTGGCTGTGGGTCGAGCAGGACACCCCCGACCTCCTCTGGAAAGTCTCTGCTGGCGAGCGCTGGCAGGCCGCACTCGACCACCTCGGCGTGAATCCGGGCACGATCATGCCGGGGGGAGCACAGGCGTAG
- a CDS encoding acyl-CoA dehydrogenase family protein, with amino-acid sequence MEFNLPEDLRDVQATVRDFMLTVVEPRAHEIEETNRVPAELMRGAADLGLFGLSIPEEYGGVGLGALGRCAVYEALGQGHMGFGGVISAHASIGTSGLVKLGSEEQKRRFLPRMASGECIAGFAITEPSSGSDAANIRTRAEKRGDCYVLNGTKHYISNAPIAGVLTVIAITDPSKGTRGMSAFLVEPQNTPGVKIGKIDEKMGQKGSLSAEVIFEDAEIPEGNLLGPEHLGYREALGILTNGRVGIAARSTGAMQRLLDLSVAHAKTREQFGQPIAEFQAVQFMLAEMEVAIQTSRLLWQKVAWMVDGGQDVRRMASVAKYHATEMLSQVADKAVQVAGGMGYMKDSPVERYYRDQRLLRIYEGTSEIQKLIIARDLLA; translated from the coding sequence ATGGAATTCAATCTGCCCGAGGACCTGCGGGACGTGCAGGCAACCGTCCGCGACTTCATGCTGACCGTCGTCGAGCCGCGCGCCCATGAGATCGAGGAGACGAACCGCGTGCCCGCCGAGCTGATGCGCGGGGCCGCCGACCTGGGCCTCTTCGGCCTGAGCATCCCCGAGGAGTACGGCGGGGTGGGGCTGGGCGCGCTGGGCCGCTGCGCCGTGTACGAGGCGCTGGGGCAGGGGCACATGGGCTTCGGCGGGGTGATCAGCGCCCACGCCTCCATCGGCACGAGCGGGCTGGTCAAGCTGGGGAGCGAGGAGCAGAAGCGGCGTTTCCTCCCCCGCATGGCGAGCGGCGAGTGCATCGCGGGCTTCGCCATCACCGAGCCCAGCAGCGGGTCGGACGCGGCGAACATCCGCACGAGGGCCGAGAAGAGGGGCGACTGCTACGTCCTGAACGGCACGAAGCATTACATCTCCAATGCTCCCATCGCGGGAGTCCTGACCGTCATCGCCATCACCGACCCCTCGAAGGGCACGCGCGGCATGAGTGCCTTCCTGGTCGAGCCGCAGAACACGCCCGGGGTGAAGATCGGCAAGATCGACGAGAAGATGGGTCAGAAGGGCTCCCTCTCCGCCGAGGTTATCTTCGAGGACGCCGAGATTCCCGAAGGGAACCTGCTCGGCCCCGAGCACCTGGGCTACCGCGAGGCGCTGGGCATCCTGACGAACGGGCGGGTCGGGATCGCCGCGCGCTCGACCGGGGCCATGCAGCGTCTCCTCGACCTCTCGGTCGCTCATGCCAAGACCCGCGAGCAGTTCGGCCAGCCCATCGCCGAGTTCCAGGCCGTGCAGTTCATGCTCGCGGAGATGGAGGTTGCCATCCAGACGAGCCGCCTGCTGTGGCAGAAGGTGGCGTGGATGGTGGATGGGGGCCAGGACGTGCGCCGCATGGCCTCGGTGGCGAAGTACCACGCGACCGAGATGCTCTCCCAGGTCGCCGACAAGGCCGTGCAGGTCGCGGGCGGCATGGGCTACATGAAGGACTCGCCCGTCGAGCGCTACTACCGCGACCAGAGGTTGCTGCGGATTTACGAGGGCACCAGCGAGATTCAGAAGCTGATCATCGCGCGGGATTTGTTGGCGTAG
- a CDS encoding DinB family protein, protein MTTLQAQTAHTRQELLQALAQMQGEVVTYCRKLPAEEFSRGSAQDWSPAHHLHHLSLSNAPVAQALQIPRDRLGRRGVGRASRSYLDIRDQYRDALAGGAKASGRYVPDPQGDQATLVEEYAQATAAVRAALAGWTDADLDRFALTHPVLGELSVREMLLFTLYHNRHHLGGVKTRLEQA, encoded by the coding sequence ATGACCACGCTGCAAGCTCAGACGGCCCACACCCGCCAAGAACTCCTCCAGGCGCTCGCCCAGATGCAGGGGGAGGTGGTGACCTATTGCCGCAAGCTGCCCGCCGAGGAGTTCTCGCGCGGCTCGGCCCAGGACTGGTCCCCGGCCCACCACCTCCACCACCTGAGCCTCTCGAACGCGCCGGTCGCCCAGGCCCTCCAGATTCCGCGCGACCGACTCGGGCGGCGGGGGGTGGGGCGGGCCTCCCGCTCCTACCTCGACATCCGCGACCAGTACCGCGACGCGCTGGCGGGCGGCGCCAAGGCCTCGGGCCGTTACGTGCCCGATCCCCAGGGCGACCAGGCCACCCTCGTCGAGGAGTACGCGCAGGCCACCGCCGCCGTCCGCGCGGCGCTCGCGGGCTGGACCGACGCCGACCTCGACCGCTTCGCCCTGACGCACCCCGTCCTCGGGGAACTCAGCGTGCGGGAGATGCTGCTCTTCACCCTCTACCACAACCGCCACCACCTCGGCGGCGTGAAGACCCGTCTGGAGCAGGCATGA